The following coding sequences are from one Caminibacter pacificus window:
- the fliN gene encoding flagellar motor switch protein FliN — protein sequence MKENEEFVDIEDIDELIPDYSNLLDTEVVFESDLGRVEMSLREILSLQRGSVIDLKKPAGESAEVYVNGRIIGKGEVMVYEKNLAIRLNEVLDANSLIYYLTKEH from the coding sequence ATGAAAGAGAACGAAGAGTTTGTCGATATCGAAGATATCGACGAATTGATACCTGATTATTCGAACTTGCTTGATACCGAAGTTGTTTTTGAGAGCGATTTGGGTAGGGTGGAGATGAGCTTAAGAGAGATATTGTCTCTTCAAAGAGGAAGTGTGATCGATTTGAAAAAACCTGCCGGAGAGAGTGCGGAAGTGTATGTAAACGGCAGGATTATAGGGAAAGGGGAAGTTATGGTTTATGAAAAAAACCTCGCTATCAGACTAAACGAAGTGCTTGATGCCAATTCGTTAATTTACTATTTGACAAAAGAGCACTGA
- the mnmG gene encoding tRNA uridine-5-carboxymethylaminomethyl(34) synthesis enzyme MnmG — protein sequence MKQFDVIVVGGGHAGIEAANAAAKMGKKTLLLTMLVEQIGAASCNPAIGGLAKGHLVKEIDALGGLMALATDNAGIQFRVLNENRGPAVRGSRAQIDMDRYRIWMRTQILNTPNLTVAQEIVDEILVKNGKVYGVKTNLLNEYQCKALILTTGTFMRGLMHFGPVKLEGGRFHELPAKKISKSLEDLGFKLERLKTGTTARIDARTIDFSKMEIQPGDENPKPFSFRTDKSKFNPKQLPCYITYTNETTHDIIKSNFHRAPLFTGQIEGIGPRYCPSIEDKLNKFPDKERHHVFVEPQTIEATEYYLNGLSTSLPMDVQEDFIHSIPGLENAKIVRFGYAIEYDFIQPTNLKHSLETKQIEGLFFAGQINGTTGYEEAAAQGIMAGINAALKIDEKEPLILRRDEAYIGVLIDDLVTKGTNEPYRMFTSRSEYRLLLREDNAILRLGPKGYELGLLDEETYKRIEKLQNEIEKGMKYLNETFVTPNKEINAKLEEMGEERIQSKMELRKIVGRHTFDKEKLLKLVPELKDLSDEALEQLLIESRYHHYIEKQKAQIDRMKEMLSVKIPEDFEYRGIPGLSREVVEKLEKFRPPTLFAASEISGVTPAAIDIIHMYINMRKRD from the coding sequence ATGAAACAATTTGACGTTATAGTTGTCGGCGGAGGACACGCCGGAATCGAAGCGGCTAACGCCGCAGCAAAAATGGGTAAAAAAACCTTACTTTTAACAATGCTCGTAGAACAAATCGGTGCTGCAAGCTGTAACCCTGCAATCGGGGGTCTTGCAAAAGGGCATTTGGTAAAAGAAATCGACGCTTTAGGCGGGCTTATGGCTCTTGCTACCGATAATGCCGGTATTCAGTTTAGAGTGCTTAACGAAAACAGAGGTCCGGCTGTAAGAGGAAGCAGGGCTCAAATAGATATGGATAGATACAGAATCTGGATGAGGACGCAAATTTTAAATACTCCCAATCTTACGGTCGCTCAAGAGATTGTTGATGAAATTTTGGTAAAAAACGGAAAAGTTTACGGAGTAAAAACGAATCTTTTAAACGAATATCAATGTAAAGCGTTGATACTCACTACCGGTACGTTTATGAGAGGGCTTATGCATTTCGGTCCGGTGAAACTTGAAGGAGGTAGATTTCACGAACTGCCTGCTAAGAAAATTTCAAAATCGCTTGAAGATTTGGGATTTAAACTTGAGAGATTAAAAACGGGTACGACCGCAAGAATTGACGCAAGGACTATAGATTTTTCAAAAATGGAAATTCAGCCGGGTGATGAAAACCCTAAACCTTTTAGTTTCAGAACGGATAAAAGCAAATTCAATCCTAAACAACTTCCTTGTTACATTACATATACCAATGAAACGACACACGACATTATCAAAAGCAACTTCCATAGAGCGCCTCTATTTACAGGGCAGATTGAAGGAATTGGACCGAGATATTGTCCGAGTATCGAAGATAAACTCAATAAATTCCCGGATAAAGAGAGACACCACGTTTTTGTGGAACCTCAAACTATCGAAGCGACCGAATATTACCTAAACGGACTTTCAACTTCGTTGCCGATGGATGTTCAAGAAGATTTTATACATTCGATTCCGGGACTTGAAAACGCCAAAATAGTCAGATTCGGGTATGCTATCGAGTATGATTTTATTCAGCCTACAAACCTAAAACATTCCCTTGAAACGAAACAAATCGAAGGGCTGTTTTTTGCCGGGCAAATAAACGGAACTACCGGATACGAAGAAGCTGCGGCTCAAGGGATAATGGCAGGTATCAACGCAGCACTTAAAATTGATGAAAAAGAGCCTCTTATTTTAAGAAGAGACGAAGCTTATATCGGTGTGTTGATAGATGATTTGGTAACAAAAGGTACTAACGAGCCTTATAGAATGTTTACGAGCAGAAGCGAATACAGACTTCTTCTAAGAGAAGACAACGCAATACTAAGACTCGGGCCAAAAGGATATGAACTCGGACTTCTTGATGAAGAAACATATAAAAGAATAGAAAAACTTCAAAACGAAATCGAAAAAGGTATGAAATATCTAAATGAAACGTTCGTAACGCCGAATAAAGAGATAAACGCAAAACTTGAAGAAATGGGCGAAGAGAGAATCCAAAGCAAAATGGAACTTAGAAAAATAGTGGGTCGTCATACCTTTGATAAAGAAAAATTACTAAAATTGGTTCCTGAACTTAAAGATTTAAGCGATGAAGCTCTTGAGCAGTTATTAATCGAGAGCAGATATCATCACTATATCGAAAAACAAAAAGCCCAAATCGATAGAATGAAAGAGATGTTAAGCGTAAAAATCCCTGAAGATTTCGAATATAGAGGAATTCCGGGACTCTCACGCGAGGTGGTTGAAAAACTTGAAAAATTCAGACCGCCTACACTTTTTGCCGCAAGCGAAATCAGCGGTGTAACGCCTGCGGCGATTGATATTATTCATATGTATATAAATATGAGGAAAAGAGACTAA